Within Bdellovibrionales bacterium, the genomic segment ATATTGCCTTCCCTCTTGCCCTCACGACCAGGTGTTGAGGCGACAAAAAATTCACGATAACTATTTCCAGACACGAGAACAGCGCTATTTCCCGCCGTGATAGCCATTTGTCCATCTTCACCCTCAGCATATCGAATATTAACGAGCCCACTTAACTTCTTAATTAAGAGATCGCGTCGATCTCTCTCATCATTTGCGGACACCTCATTTAATTCCACCATTTGAATCTTATCGCTAAGATCGGCAATTTCCTTGGTGAGGCCATTTATTTCAACAACGTGAGAAGCTATCTGAAAATCGATGTCCTTTTGGATGTTTGTGATTTGATCATGAACTCGCGAAAAATCCTTTGTTAAAAAATCAGCCGATTCTTTCACCAAGGTGCGTGCTGCCAATCCCTCAGGATTATTTGAAAGCTCACGAAAGGAATTAAAAAACTCCGCCATGAACTTATTTAATCCTTTGTTGACTTGTTCATTATACACCTGCTCTACACGTGCCAAGGACTCCATTCGGCCCTCGGCAAACCCTAAAGTGTTTCCTTGCTTCTCGACCTGTCGCTCGAGATAGGGGTTGTTTGTCCTGGTGACGGACGTGGCTCTCGCCCCCATTCCGATTCTGAGCTTTCCATTCCCAATGGGAACATTGGACTGCACCTCAACCCGCTGGCGAGAGTAGCCTTCTGTGGATTTATTTGCGACGTTATGGGAGACTGTTTGCAACGCCGTCTGACTGTTCATCAGAGAGCGCTTGCCCACATCCATCATCCCCCAGATTCGTGACATCCTGTCCTGCCTCTCCGGAGCTGCCCATCCTAAGCAGCTGAATCATTCATGATCAATAATCAATCACTCAAAAAACGTCACTAGGCCTCACGACTGACCAACTGGCCTGATTGAGCCGGCTGATCCAGTATCTGACCCTTTGCTTGGTAAACAGGCTTCTCTGTCAGAGTATCTCGAATCGCTTTCATGGCCCCAGTGATCTTCTCCAAAGCTGAATTAACCAGCGCTTCGTTTTGCTTATTGTATTCCTGAACACGCTTTAACAAAAGCTCCAGAACCGAGTGCAAATTTCTCAAGCGATCTTCGACTTCTCCTCCGAAATGAACGGCCAACTCGTTCAGACGAGGATTCTCAACCAAGAGTCCTGCGGCTGCTGCCAATTCGGCAACATATCTCACCCGCAAACTCTCCAAAGCCCTGAGCTTGAGCAAAATGGCCTCTTTTGTTTTGTTGTTCTCATTTAAATCATCCAGATTGGCAGAAACCAATATTTCCTTTTCACGACGAACCGTATCCAAAAGGGAGCGATAGATTTTGACTTGATCTTCTAAATTGAAGATCAATTTATCATAGGACTGTTTCGTGCCCAAATTCACAAATCCCCCACCCCTTCAATCGAAGCTTAGTCCGGAAAATTTAAATGTTCATCAACCAAGCGATCTGCAATAGCCGCGGAATCCGTCTTGTATTTGCCTTCGTCGATGAGTTGTTGCAATTTTGCCACTCTCGCCTCGTCGACTGTTTGACGACCTGCAATCTCTTTGGCCTTTTGAAATGCTTGGGCCCGATCCGACACATTCACTCTGACTGAATCCGACAGCTCACTCACACCTGCCCGATCTTTGCCTTTCTCAGTCCCATCTGTGCCCTTCTCCTTGGCCGTCCCTATATTCTGAATGTTTGGACCCGTGGAACTATTGGTGACTTTCATTTTGCCTCCAACGCAAGACTATTCCGTTCATTGTACCACAATGAGACGAAATGCCGCAACGGAAAGGCCCTTCGACTCTTTCCATAGTAATAATAACTTGTTTGCATTTTTCCAATTTACGCTCCATTAATTACATTTTTGGTCACTGTCCAGGCCATGGCCTCGCTGCCAGCCTCCATGAGACCGACCTTTTGCCCTGCCTCAAGCTCTTTGCCCACCAATGAGGGGCTATTGTAACCAATGAAGTTCAAAATTGATTCCACTCCCTCGCCATGATCTATTCTGCTCACGCATCTCCCCCCAGGAGACCGAAAGGATTGCAACAGTCTCCCAGACCAAGGGCTAGTCACGTCCCTCTCTCTTCCAATTGGCTGATTTGGCGAATACTGCAGAATGAGAGAAGCACTCTTTTCCCCTTTGGATATAGCCCTCGTCGACTCCTGATCTGGCACGCCAATCGGTTTGGCAGAGCTCGGAAGTGACAAAGGCCCTCGGGGCGCAGGTAAATTTGAATCTCTTCCAAGCACCTGTTCTTTTAGCTGATTAAATATCATGTCTGTCAGACCGATCCCACCCTTCTCTTTCCAGGCATCAACGTACTGTTCGTCAAGTTGGTCTCGATAGACTCTTTGAGCAAAACTGCCTGGCAGTATTCCTTCTCCTTCAGGAACGGTTTTCCGCATCGCCTTGAATATCTCGTTCAGAAAGTGGCGCTCATACATCTGAGCCGCCTCTCGCAACTTGGCCTCTTGCTCTGCTTTCGGCCTTATATCTTGAACTGGATGCATTTGATGCAAGCCAATTGGTGCGGTCATGATTTCACCCGCTTCCCAAGCTTTTCAAAAAAATGCTTGAAGAAAAAATGAAAAAGGGAAGATGAGTCAGAAAAGGTCGTGCATCCTGCACTCTTCGTAGCAAACTCGGTACATGGCCAATCTTTGGCTGGTACTGAATCTCTGTTCCTGCTTCCTGCGCGAAACTGGAGTCTCTTGAACCTTCCTTGGCTTACGCTCTCTAACTCACCCACCCCCTGAGACCAACAACACATCCATGTGTTGATTGCCTCACGTATGATTTTAGCTTTAATGTTCGATTCCTTAAAATCTTTTTTCATAGAATTTCCAAATCGCCCTGTAAGGCACCAGCCGATTTGATGCTCTGGAGAATCGTGATCAGGTCTTTAGGAGAGATACCCATGCGATTTAAAATTTTCGCCAAGTCTCCAACACTTGGAGCCTCTTCCAGGATCATGATTCGGTCTGCTTCTTTCCCTTTTTGACTATCGTTCCCGACCTTAATCGATAGATCTCCATGGCTAATTGCAATTTTTGAAATCCGGACCTCATGACCAATCACGACCGTTCCTGTCTTCTCGTTGACCACGACCTTAGCTCGGGTATCTGGCGAAATATCAAGAGTTTCTATCATCGCGAGAAGCTCCACTCCACG encodes:
- the flgM gene encoding flagellar biosynthesis anti-sigma factor FlgM, which encodes MKVTNSSTGPNIQNIGTAKEKGTDGTEKGKDRAGVSELSDSVRVNVSDRAQAFQKAKEIAGRQTVDEARVAKLQQLIDEGKYKTDSAAIADRLVDEHLNFPD
- a CDS encoding rod-binding protein, translating into MTAPIGLHQMHPVQDIRPKAEQEAKLREAAQMYERHFLNEIFKAMRKTVPEGEGILPGSFAQRVYRDQLDEQYVDAWKEKGGIGLTDMIFNQLKEQVLGRDSNLPAPRGPLSLPSSAKPIGVPDQESTRAISKGEKSASLILQYSPNQPIGRERDVTSPWSGRLLQSFRSPGGRCVSRIDHGEGVESILNFIGYNSPSLVGKELEAGQKVGLMEAGSEAMAWTVTKNVINGA
- a CDS encoding flagellar protein FlgN, with the protein product MNLGTKQSYDKLIFNLEDQVKIYRSLLDTVRREKEILVSANLDDLNENNKTKEAILLKLRALESLRVRYVAELAAAAGLLVENPRLNELAVHFGGEVEDRLRNLHSVLELLLKRVQEYNKQNEALVNSALEKITGAMKAIRDTLTEKPVYQAKGQILDQPAQSGQLVSREA
- the flgK gene encoding flagellar hook-associated protein FlgK, translated to MSRIWGMMDVGKRSLMNSQTALQTVSHNVANKSTEGYSRQRVEVQSNVPIGNGKLRIGMGARATSVTRTNNPYLERQVEKQGNTLGFAEGRMESLARVEQVYNEQVNKGLNKFMAEFFNSFRELSNNPEGLAARTLVKESADFLTKDFSRVHDQITNIQKDIDFQIASHVVEINGLTKEIADLSDKIQMVELNEVSANDERDRRDLLIKKLSGLVNIRYAEGEDGQMAITAGNSAVLVSGNSYREFFVASTPGREGKREGNIDIFYRPTETGTPVNVTKQLIGGKIGGLLDVRDKVANGLLKNMDHMAYTLAEEVNKAHLQGYDRYNEKGQIFFELPNSEQEAAKNIRVSESVLQDVGRIAAGAQPDAPGDNRIANVLSSLQYKPVFGGVDSLDNFYSSVVGELGVQMARANSEHESQKDIVKQLKNIRESISGVSLDEETAKMIEFQKSFDASARLIRTADEMMDTVLNLKRL